One Tolypothrix bouteillei VB521301 DNA window includes the following coding sequences:
- the aspS gene encoding aspartate--tRNA(Asn) ligase: MVNKERVPIDSLNPSVSEQVFIRGWIYRLRELAKTTFIILKDCSGEIQCVADSAYTRSLSLKLDQPVEIKGWVKPDSRSSRGFEIEVTEVFVFNRVSHCLPFNSSEDISEIGIDTILAYRPLSLRNHSVGDIFRIQAAILHYFRQFLWEKHFTEIVTSKIVSGGTEGGTNLFEIKYFERSAYLAQSPQFYKEQGVAGLERVFETGHVYRAEPHASSRHLTEYYSLDLELGFIEQPEEVIQLEKELLTYIFEMLNENYGDIIKRYRSQLLPKMTKVPIWEFQECLERLNQFYNRTDLTDDLDPEAERQLCQLAEAETGINALFVIGFPLSARPFYTYPRGNNGASQSFDLLFEGIEITTGGQRLHKREDLEQALRQRAIDPISFENHLQMFDMGMPPHGGLAIGLERLTSRILSLPSVKQATLYPRDRYRISP; encoded by the coding sequence ATGGTAAATAAGGAACGGGTACCGATCGATTCTCTTAACCCATCAGTTTCAGAACAGGTTTTCATTCGGGGATGGATATACCGTCTTCGAGAACTGGCGAAAACAACTTTTATTATTCTCAAAGACTGTAGCGGAGAGATTCAGTGTGTTGCAGATTCAGCATATACGCGATCGCTCTCTTTAAAACTCGATCAACCAGTTGAAATTAAGGGTTGGGTCAAACCCGATTCTCGTTCTTCCAGGGGTTTTGAGATAGAAGTCACTGAAGTTTTTGTTTTCAATCGAGTCTCTCATTGTCTTCCCTTTAATTCTTCGGAGGACATTTCTGAAATTGGCATTGACACAATTTTGGCTTATCGTCCTCTATCACTTCGCAATCACAGCGTTGGCGATATTTTTAGGATACAAGCAGCAATTCTGCATTATTTTCGTCAATTTCTATGGGAAAAGCACTTCACTGAAATTGTCACCTCCAAAATAGTGTCTGGTGGAACAGAAGGAGGGACGAATTTATTTGAAATTAAATATTTTGAACGTTCTGCTTACCTTGCTCAAAGTCCCCAGTTTTATAAAGAGCAAGGGGTAGCTGGATTGGAAAGAGTTTTTGAAACGGGTCATGTTTACCGTGCGGAACCCCACGCGAGTAGCCGTCATCTCACAGAATATTACTCTCTAGACCTTGAACTAGGCTTCATCGAGCAACCCGAAGAGGTTATTCAGTTGGAGAAAGAACTCTTGACTTACATTTTTGAAATGCTTAATGAGAATTACGGGGATATCATCAAAAGATATCGCTCTCAGCTTTTGCCGAAAATGACGAAAGTCCCTATTTGGGAATTTCAAGAGTGTCTTGAGCGACTCAATCAATTTTACAATCGCACTGACTTAACAGACGACCTAGATCCAGAGGCTGAACGCCAACTTTGTCAGCTTGCAGAAGCTGAAACTGGTATAAACGCTCTTTTTGTGATTGGCTTTCCACTATCAGCCCGTCCATTTTACACTTACCCTAGAGGTAACAACGGAGCGTCTCAAAGCTTTGACCTTCTTTTTGAGGGTATTGAAATTACAACTGGAGGGCAAAGACTGCATAAACGTGAGGATTTAGAACAAGCACTTCGCCAGCGTGCGATCGATCCCATATCTTTTGAAAATCATTTACAGATGTTTGATATGGGAATGCCGCCTCATGGTGGATTGGCTATTGGTTTAGAAAGACTCACTTCACGAATCTTGAGTCTTCCTAGTGTAAAACAAGCAACTCTTTATCCAAGAGATAGATATCGGATTTCACCCTGA
- a CDS encoding ABC transporter ATP-binding protein, translating into MAALELENLRKTFTLTPGWGLNKVRKEIVAVDNISLSVPTGQAIAFIGPNGAGKSTTIKMLTGILHPTSGTARLLGLNPWRNRRELAYQIGVVFGQRSQLWYHLPPRDTLELLARIYNIDRHEYIKRRDILVQRFDLSPFWNIPVRKLSLGQRMRAEVAASLLHSPRLLFLDEPTIGLDVIARQELRDLIREWNRNEGLTVFLTSHDTGDIERVAQRVVVINHGRVVLDDEVTAMRRQYLESKILSVRFHHSIPDLTIPGVSFMQKSEYALKLEVNTRITPIEAVMSQILQAGSVADIAIEDPPLEEAIAHIYSQKF; encoded by the coding sequence ATGGCAGCCTTAGAATTAGAAAATTTACGCAAAACGTTTACCCTGACTCCCGGTTGGGGACTCAACAAAGTCCGTAAGGAAATTGTCGCAGTAGATAATATCAGTTTAAGCGTTCCTACAGGTCAAGCGATCGCTTTCATCGGTCCCAATGGTGCGGGAAAATCCACCACTATCAAAATGCTAACGGGTATTTTACACCCTACGTCTGGAACTGCAAGATTGTTAGGTCTCAATCCCTGGCGCAATCGTCGCGAACTTGCTTATCAGATAGGAGTTGTCTTTGGACAGCGATCGCAATTATGGTATCACCTTCCGCCCCGTGACACTCTCGAGTTATTAGCCCGGATCTATAATATAGACCGCCACGAGTACATAAAGCGCCGGGACATACTCGTTCAACGTTTTGACCTCTCACCATTTTGGAACATTCCAGTACGCAAACTATCATTAGGTCAGAGGATGCGAGCGGAAGTTGCAGCCAGCTTACTCCACTCACCGCGATTGTTGTTTCTTGACGAACCAACTATTGGTCTTGACGTTATTGCCCGCCAGGAATTGCGGGATTTGATCCGTGAGTGGAATCGCAATGAAGGTTTAACTGTATTCCTCACCAGTCACGATACGGGTGATATTGAACGAGTCGCGCAACGAGTTGTTGTAATCAATCACGGGCGAGTCGTACTCGATGATGAAGTGACAGCTATGCGCCGTCAGTATCTTGAATCGAAAATTCTCAGTGTAAGGTTTCATCACTCGATTCCCGATCTAACCATACCGGGTGTCTCCTTCATGCAAAAAAGTGAGTATGCTCTCAAGCTAGAGGTTAACACCCGCATCACTCCAATCGAAGCAGTGATGAGCCAAATTCTGCAAGCAGGTTCTGTAGCCGATATTGCTATTGAAGACCCTCCTTTAGAAGAAGCGATCGCGCACATTTACTCTCAAAAATTTTAG
- a CDS encoding ABC transporter permease, which produces MNSLNKYIWIGLTAARSNLAYIGEVASRGLFLFVILYIFLQLWRVTYTETNAEQLGGLTLSQMIWYLGITESIVLSNPPIAQEVDHDVRTGALAIQLIRPVSYPLYRLWTTLGERIVRFSLNMAVTVGLVLLFVGFIPISLTGLFLFLLALPLAFVLDFLGTFSVGLAAFWLENTSGLMLIYSRIMMILGGMLLPLDLLPEQWQPLLKALPFASILYGPARLFVNPDLTFASELLLKQGIAIGVLGLLVTCVYRTAVKRIHANGG; this is translated from the coding sequence ATGAACAGCCTGAATAAATATATATGGATTGGCTTAACAGCCGCTCGTTCCAACCTTGCTTACATAGGAGAAGTAGCATCTAGAGGGCTTTTTCTCTTTGTAATACTCTATATTTTCCTGCAACTTTGGCGCGTTACTTATACAGAAACAAATGCCGAACAATTGGGAGGGTTAACGCTCTCTCAAATGATATGGTATTTGGGTATTACTGAGTCTATTGTGCTTTCAAATCCGCCAATTGCTCAAGAAGTAGACCACGATGTCAGAACAGGAGCGCTAGCAATACAACTGATACGTCCCGTATCTTACCCCTTATATAGATTGTGGACAACTTTAGGCGAGCGAATAGTCCGCTTCAGTTTGAATATGGCAGTAACAGTAGGGCTTGTGTTGTTATTTGTCGGATTCATCCCCATAAGTTTGACAGGTTTATTTTTGTTTCTACTAGCACTGCCACTAGCATTTGTGTTGGATTTCTTAGGAACCTTTTCAGTTGGCTTAGCAGCTTTTTGGCTGGAAAATACTTCAGGGTTAATGCTGATTTACAGCCGAATTATGATGATTTTAGGTGGAATGCTTCTTCCTCTAGATTTATTACCCGAGCAATGGCAACCTTTATTAAAAGCTCTGCCCTTTGCCAGTATTTTATACGGTCCGGCTCGTTTGTTTGTCAATCCCGACCTCACTTTTGCCAGTGAACTATTACTCAAACAAGGTATCGCAATAGGTGTGTTGGGTTTATTAGTGACTTGCGTGTATCGTACAGCAGTCAAACGCATTCATGCCAATGGAGGGTAA
- a CDS encoding ABC transporter permease, with the protein MLSNLLSYLQLAAAYVRLNLNAHLEYRGAFITQVVAMILNNTIWIIFWCLFFTRFPVLRGWTIQDVITLWAMSSAGFGLAHAIYGNAWLLTNLIVQGQLDVWMSYPRTLLPHLLLGQMNATSWGDLLFGYGIYVFFVKPDIIHFLMFAVLTVSAAALFVGFSVLTGSLSFYLGNSEGLTQQWRNSLITFSTYPPTLFEGWVKVLLYTLIPAGFVSYLPVTALQEVSLVQALLAVVGSTVVLLIGIGVFYCGLRRYSSGNLLNMRG; encoded by the coding sequence ATGTTATCAAATTTACTTTCTTACTTACAATTAGCAGCAGCATATGTTCGCCTTAACTTAAATGCTCACTTGGAATATCGTGGGGCATTTATCACCCAAGTGGTAGCAATGATTTTAAATAACACCATATGGATAATATTTTGGTGCTTGTTCTTCACACGCTTTCCGGTGCTGCGAGGTTGGACAATACAGGATGTTATAACTCTTTGGGCAATGTCATCAGCAGGTTTTGGTTTAGCTCATGCTATCTACGGTAATGCTTGGTTACTCACCAATTTAATTGTCCAAGGGCAGTTAGATGTGTGGATGTCATATCCCCGTACTCTTTTGCCGCATTTGCTTTTGGGTCAGATGAATGCTACATCTTGGGGAGATTTGTTATTTGGGTATGGAATTTATGTATTCTTTGTCAAGCCAGATATCATACATTTTCTGATGTTTGCTGTCTTGACAGTTTCAGCAGCCGCATTGTTTGTAGGTTTTAGCGTTCTGACAGGAAGCTTGAGTTTTTACTTAGGTAATTCTGAAGGGCTGACCCAGCAATGGAGAAATTCTTTGATTACCTTCAGTACATACCCACCGACTCTATTCGAGGGTTGGGTTAAAGTACTACTATATACATTAATTCCTGCTGGTTTTGTTAGCTATTTACCTGTTACCGCTTTGCAGGAGGTATCTCTGGTACAGGCTTTGCTAGCAGTTGTTGGCTCTACTGTAGTCTTGTTAATAGGAATAGGTGTATTTTATTGCGGATTGCGTCGCTACTCTTCTGGAAATCTGTTGAATATGCGTGGTTAG
- a CDS encoding DUF3574 domain-containing protein has product MKFKISYNTYGFILGIGLIFNCALAISIYQKSSDIETYINSFCKNQLNGKSFTRTELLFGLSKSDGSRVNEKEFQFFIDNEVTPLFPDGLTLLTGKGQFKNSRKIVVKEGSKLLILLYPFNSDSNRKIQQIRQAYVKNFQQESVLRVDELSCVSF; this is encoded by the coding sequence ATGAAATTCAAAATATCCTACAACACATATGGATTTATTTTAGGCATTGGACTCATTTTTAACTGTGCATTAGCAATAAGTATATATCAGAAATCTTCTGACATAGAAACTTACATAAATAGCTTTTGTAAGAATCAGTTGAATGGAAAAAGTTTTACGAGAACCGAGCTATTGTTTGGTTTATCAAAATCAGACGGCTCAAGGGTGAACGAAAAAGAATTTCAGTTTTTCATAGACAATGAAGTTACACCTCTTTTTCCTGATGGGCTAACCTTGTTAACTGGTAAGGGTCAATTCAAGAATTCGCGTAAAATAGTTGTCAAAGAAGGGTCGAAGCTTTTAATATTACTTTATCCTTTTAACAGTGACAGTAACCGAAAAATTCAACAAATTCGACAGGCATATGTAAAAAATTTTCAACAAGAGTCTGTGTTGCGTGTTGATGAACTATCATGCGTATCTTTCTAA
- a CDS encoding glycoside hydrolase family 31 protein, whose amino-acid sequence MPQYFGKLPTTDQPWTTIGRVQSVNKSDAAKQPLRERVIHLECGEARVSISVLASNLLRVRMSPTGEFQPRRPWAVTLDDTEWTNVPFEVNVTDSVVEIETEQIRVSVQREKCRITCFDKEGRPFAQDTEMAMGWRLGAVAAWKHIEAEEHFYGFGERTGLLDKLSEVKTNWTVDALDYSTQTDEMYQAIPFFIALRPQLAYGIFFNTTFWSQFDIGAEAPGTLKMETRGSELDYYIIYGPEPADILRTYTQLTGRMALPPKWSLGYHQCRWSYESETIVRELAQEFRSRQIPCDVIHLDIDYMRGYRVFTWSPNRFSDPAKLIGDLGQNGFKTVTIIDPGVKYEPEANYHVFDQGIKHDYFVRKVDGQLFHGYVWPEKSVFPDFLRSDVRHWWGDLQKSLTDAGVAGIWNDMNEPAIDDRPFGDGGNKIWFPLDAPQGGDKEDKGDKGEGSTVSPLSTLLSHRATHAEVHNLYGLSMARASAEGLQRLRPNERSFVLTRSGFAGVQRWSSVWMGDNQSLWDHLEMSLPMLCNMGLSGVAFVGCDIGGFAGNATAEMFARWMQVGMLYPFMRGHSAMSTARHEPWVFGERTEKICREYINLRYQLLPYLYTLFWEAATTGTPILRPLLYHYPNDPKTYTLYDQVLLGSHLMAAPVYRPGVEHRSVYLPEGTWYDWWTGESYHGPVHILAHAPLETMPLYVRAGAIIPMQPVMQYVDERPLNQLRLRIWHGASEFTLYEDDGHTFEFQKGAFATTNYRVFANAEHTILEIEERQGEWIPPSREVIVELVGVGKQQFQDDGKPRTLKF is encoded by the coding sequence ATGCCCCAGTACTTTGGAAAATTGCCGACAACTGACCAACCTTGGACTACTATTGGTAGGGTACAATCTGTCAACAAGAGCGATGCTGCAAAGCAGCCGCTTCGCGAACGCGTTATTCACCTAGAGTGTGGTGAAGCCCGTGTTAGTATTAGCGTACTCGCATCCAACTTGCTACGAGTGCGGATGTCCCCAACTGGTGAATTTCAACCCCGTCGTCCTTGGGCGGTAACACTGGACGACACAGAATGGACAAATGTACCTTTCGAGGTAAACGTAACAGATAGTGTTGTAGAAATTGAAACCGAGCAAATACGCGTGAGCGTACAGAGAGAAAAATGCCGTATAACCTGCTTTGATAAAGAAGGACGTCCCTTTGCTCAAGATACAGAGATGGCAATGGGTTGGCGATTGGGAGCAGTCGCCGCATGGAAACACATAGAAGCAGAAGAACACTTTTACGGATTTGGCGAACGCACTGGATTGCTGGATAAACTGAGCGAAGTCAAAACCAATTGGACGGTTGATGCTTTAGACTACAGTACCCAAACTGATGAAATGTATCAGGCAATACCGTTTTTTATAGCCTTGCGTCCCCAACTTGCATACGGTATTTTCTTCAACACCACTTTTTGGAGTCAGTTTGATATTGGTGCAGAAGCACCGGGTACCTTAAAAATGGAAACTCGTGGGAGCGAGTTAGATTACTACATTATTTACGGTCCTGAACCTGCAGACATTCTTCGCACTTACACCCAGTTAACAGGTAGAATGGCACTACCACCAAAATGGTCACTTGGGTATCACCAATGTCGTTGGAGTTACGAGTCAGAAACTATAGTACGGGAACTAGCGCAAGAATTTCGATCGCGTCAAATTCCCTGTGATGTCATCCATCTTGACATTGATTACATGCGGGGTTACCGCGTGTTTACCTGGAGTCCCAACCGCTTTTCCGATCCTGCAAAACTGATTGGTGACTTGGGACAAAACGGTTTTAAAACCGTGACCATTATAGATCCAGGAGTGAAATACGAGCCAGAAGCCAATTACCACGTGTTTGACCAAGGGATAAAACACGACTATTTTGTCAGAAAAGTGGATGGACAGTTGTTCCACGGCTATGTTTGGCCTGAAAAATCCGTGTTTCCTGACTTTTTGCGTTCTGATGTGCGTCATTGGTGGGGAGATTTGCAAAAAAGCCTGACTGATGCAGGCGTTGCGGGAATATGGAATGATATGAACGAACCAGCCATTGACGATCGCCCTTTTGGGGATGGTGGAAATAAAATTTGGTTTCCTCTAGATGCACCTCAAGGAGGGGATAAGGAAGACAAGGGAGACAAGGGGGAAGGTTCTACCGTGTCTCCCTTGTCTACTTTGCTCTCACATAGAGCTACTCACGCTGAAGTACATAATTTGTATGGTTTGTCAATGGCGAGAGCGAGTGCAGAAGGTTTGCAACGGTTGCGTCCCAATGAGCGTTCTTTTGTGCTGACTCGTTCTGGTTTTGCAGGAGTGCAGCGATGGTCATCGGTGTGGATGGGTGATAATCAGTCGTTGTGGGATCATTTAGAAATGTCCCTACCAATGCTGTGTAATATGGGGCTGTCTGGAGTAGCTTTTGTAGGATGCGATATTGGTGGATTTGCAGGTAATGCCACAGCAGAAATGTTTGCTCGGTGGATGCAGGTAGGAATGCTCTACCCCTTCATGCGAGGTCACTCAGCTATGAGTACAGCACGCCACGAGCCGTGGGTGTTTGGAGAACGTACCGAGAAAATTTGTAGAGAATACATCAATCTACGTTATCAACTGCTACCCTACCTTTATACCCTCTTTTGGGAAGCAGCAACCACAGGGACTCCTATTTTAAGACCGTTACTCTACCATTACCCCAACGATCCCAAAACTTATACCCTTTACGACCAGGTTTTACTCGGTTCTCATTTGATGGCTGCACCTGTTTACCGTCCTGGAGTAGAGCACCGTTCCGTATATTTGCCTGAAGGAACTTGGTATGATTGGTGGACGGGAGAGAGCTATCACGGTCCGGTTCACATCCTCGCTCATGCACCATTAGAAACAATGCCTCTTTATGTCCGCGCCGGGGCAATTATTCCCATGCAGCCCGTGATGCAGTATGTCGATGAGCGACCGCTAAACCAATTGCGATTGCGTATTTGGCATGGTGCTAGTGAGTTTACCCTTTATGAAGATGACGGACATACATTTGAGTTTCAAAAAGGAGCTTTTGCAACGACAAATTACCGTGTTTTTGCTAATGCAGAACACACAATTTTAGAAATTGAAGAACGACAAGGAGAATGGATACCACCATCCCGTGAAGTCATTGTTGAACTTGTTGGAGTGGGTAAACAACAATTTCAAGATGATGGAAAACCGCGTACTTTGAAATTTTAA
- a CDS encoding MHYT domain-containing protein, which produces MLSSTYDQGLVALSIVLAVLSSYTALDLAGRVSAVEKRVRLAWLIGGAITMGIGIWSMHFVAMLAFSLPIPIVYDVGIVVFSITPAIATSAGALFLASRRFMSMKRLLTGGVLMGLGIASMHYIGMAAMRMDASTHYDILLFVLSVAIAIGASIAALYIAFQFRIQTSKTGRSSRIFSAIVMGAAISGMHYTGMAAVSFTPTKVVSSVLANRVVQSSLTWLAIGIGMATLVVLSVTLLTSFADRRITSQTTLLKQQEVEAQRLQQFTEMTLRIRRSLKLEDVLNTAVSEVQQVLGADRAIIRRLNRDWSGTIIAESVAQGWISTLGHTMDDSFWERYLESYNNGRVWVIDNIYQVGFAEEHLAILKHFQIKAYIAAPILQNDRLQGLLFAHQCSNARIWQKWEIELFRQLAVQIGIALEQASLLHELQQAQEVLRLRERAIAAASNGILITAPLQEDNPIVFCNAAFETMTGYSLEEVLGRNCRFLQGEGTNPATVREINNAVKQERDCQVVIKNYRKDGTPFWNQLAISPVRNASGQVINFIGVQADITEQMQVQEQLRLSKENLQNQVVELLSDVEEASRGDLTVHAQMSKGEIGIVANFFNAIIESLRHIVIQVKQAVQQVNVLVGENSQATRLLADDALKQADEITRTLKSLDEMVLSIQAVADSAHKAAVMARTASTTAEVGRDSMERTVDSITNLHLTMAEAAKKVKQLGESSQKISKVVSLINQIALQTNVISINASIEAAKAGEEGQAFAVVAEEVGDLAAHSAQATEEIQQIVRNIQIETSEVVKAVEQGMTQVVEGTDSVKDTKQQLEKILEVSREIDLLVQSISHATVSQAQTSQEVASLMKQIAQDSLHTSDFSRLMSSSLEKTVDVAQQLQASVTVFKTDPEERLSVEPLEAADIAQSSGRDSVVLKMTQ; this is translated from the coding sequence ATGTTAAGTAGCACCTATGACCAAGGTTTAGTGGCGCTATCGATAGTGCTGGCAGTACTTTCATCCTATACAGCCTTAGACCTAGCCGGAAGAGTGAGTGCAGTGGAGAAAAGGGTAAGGCTGGCTTGGTTGATTGGTGGTGCAATTACGATGGGTATTGGGATCTGGTCAATGCACTTTGTTGCCATGCTAGCCTTTAGTTTACCAATACCTATCGTCTATGATGTGGGAATTGTTGTATTCTCAATAACGCCCGCGATCGCGACTTCAGCAGGTGCGCTTTTTCTTGCAAGTCGTCGGTTTATGAGTATGAAGCGATTGCTCACTGGCGGTGTATTAATGGGTTTAGGAATTGCATCTATGCATTATATTGGTATGGCAGCGATGCGGATGGATGCCTCTACTCACTACGATATCCTATTGTTTGTGCTGTCAGTTGCGATCGCGATCGGCGCGTCAATAGCAGCGTTGTATATTGCCTTTCAATTCCGCATACAAACGAGTAAAACAGGAAGATCGTCTCGGATTTTCAGTGCGATCGTTATGGGGGCTGCTATCTCCGGGATGCACTATACAGGAATGGCGGCAGTTTCTTTCACACCAACAAAAGTTGTGAGTTCAGTCTTAGCAAACCGGGTTGTGCAATCTTCTCTCACTTGGCTTGCGATCGGCATTGGCATGGCTACACTCGTTGTCTTAAGTGTTACACTGCTGACATCATTTGCGGATCGACGCATAACATCTCAAACAACTCTTCTGAAACAACAAGAAGTTGAAGCGCAACGATTGCAACAATTTACAGAAATGACTCTACGCATTCGGCGTTCTCTGAAGTTGGAAGATGTTCTCAATACTGCTGTGAGTGAAGTGCAGCAAGTATTAGGTGCCGATCGCGCTATTATCCGTCGGTTGAATCGTGATTGGAGCGGTACCATTATTGCTGAATCCGTTGCTCAAGGTTGGATTTCTACTTTGGGTCATACAATGGACGATTCTTTTTGGGAACGTTATCTCGAATCTTATAATAATGGTCGAGTTTGGGTTATTGATAATATTTACCAAGTGGGTTTTGCTGAGGAGCATCTGGCGATTTTAAAGCACTTTCAGATTAAAGCTTATATAGCTGCACCTATCCTACAAAACGATCGACTTCAGGGTTTACTTTTTGCTCATCAGTGTTCTAATGCTCGGATTTGGCAAAAGTGGGAAATTGAATTGTTTCGACAACTCGCAGTTCAAATTGGCATTGCTCTAGAACAAGCAAGTCTCCTCCATGAATTACAACAAGCGCAGGAAGTGCTGCGGTTACGCGAGCGTGCCATTGCTGCTGCTAGCAATGGTATTCTCATTACCGCTCCACTACAGGAAGATAACCCCATCGTCTTTTGCAATGCAGCATTTGAAACCATGACGGGTTACTCACTAGAAGAAGTATTGGGGCGTAACTGTCGCTTTTTACAGGGAGAAGGCACAAACCCTGCTACTGTAAGAGAAATCAACAATGCCGTGAAGCAAGAGCGGGATTGCCAAGTTGTTATTAAGAATTATCGCAAAGATGGTACCCCTTTCTGGAACCAATTGGCCATTTCACCAGTGCGAAATGCCTCCGGGCAAGTTATAAATTTTATTGGGGTACAAGCGGACATCACAGAACAAATGCAGGTACAAGAACAATTGCGGCTTAGTAAAGAAAATTTACAGAATCAAGTCGTAGAATTGTTAAGTGATGTTGAAGAAGCGTCTAGAGGTGACCTGACCGTGCATGCCCAGATGAGTAAGGGCGAGATTGGTATTGTAGCCAACTTTTTCAATGCTATTATTGAAAGCCTGCGCCACATTGTGATTCAAGTAAAACAAGCCGTTCAACAGGTGAATGTACTTGTAGGGGAAAACTCACAAGCGACGCGTCTGTTGGCAGATGATGCACTCAAACAAGCGGATGAGATTACTCGTACCCTAAAATCTTTAGATGAAATGGTACTTTCAATTCAAGCTGTAGCAGATAGCGCCCATAAAGCAGCAGTTATGGCACGTACTGCATCAACAACTGCAGAAGTTGGTAGAGATTCAATGGAGCGCACAGTTGATAGCATCACGAACCTACATTTGACTATGGCAGAAGCTGCTAAAAAGGTGAAACAGCTTGGTGAATCATCTCAAAAGATTTCCAAAGTTGTGTCTTTAATTAACCAAATTGCCTTGCAAACCAACGTAATATCAATCAATGCTAGTATTGAGGCAGCAAAAGCAGGTGAGGAAGGTCAGGCTTTTGCAGTTGTGGCAGAAGAAGTTGGGGATTTAGCTGCTCATTCAGCTCAAGCGACGGAAGAAATTCAACAGATTGTACGAAATATACAGATTGAAACTAGTGAAGTTGTGAAAGCTGTGGAACAAGGCATGACACAGGTTGTGGAAGGCACAGATTCAGTAAAAGATACCAAGCAACAGCTTGAGAAAATTTTAGAAGTGTCTCGTGAAATTGACTTGTTAGTACAGTCTATTTCCCATGCAACAGTATCTCAAGCGCAAACTTCGCAAGAGGTAGCGTCTTTGATGAAACAGATTGCTCAAGATTCACTTCATACGAGCGATTTCTCTCGCTTGATGTCTAGTTCCTTGGAAAAAACTGTAGACGTAGCACAACAGTTACAAGCTTCAGTCACTGTGTTCAAGACCGATCCTGAGGAAAGGCTGAGTGTTGAACCTTTGGAAGCAGCAGATATTGCTCAGTCTTCTGGTCGGGATTCTGTTGTGTTAAAGATGACACAATAA
- a CDS encoding L,D-transpeptidase family protein has product MASIFYVATKEGDPLTVRSKPNGESVGSLSNGTEVQVTGEPVQAGNRKWVQIGTNRWVANEFLTSIKTARVVAKRTTKTIGGGLRVYETRLIDSNGNVINTVQAVSGRVGKQTPSDVAGSETPVPFGIYKFDNPGVVGTPPGNKPEFGGVWSPVTPLFSTGRSGIGVHYDPSALAQNANTGTAGCFATPTVKERDIMTNFIRTHKPTHLIVYEG; this is encoded by the coding sequence ATGGCTAGTATTTTTTACGTTGCAACAAAAGAAGGCGATCCTCTCACAGTGCGTTCTAAACCCAATGGGGAATCAGTTGGTTCTCTCAGCAATGGTACTGAAGTTCAAGTGACTGGCGAACCCGTGCAAGCAGGAAACAGGAAGTGGGTACAAATTGGAACAAATCGCTGGGTCGCTAATGAGTTTCTTACAAGTATCAAAACAGCACGAGTTGTTGCAAAAAGAACGACAAAAACCATCGGTGGTGGTTTAAGAGTTTATGAAACTCGGCTTATAGATAGCAATGGTAACGTTATTAATACAGTACAAGCTGTTTCCGGTCGAGTTGGCAAGCAAACTCCCTCCGATGTTGCTGGTTCTGAAACACCTGTACCTTTTGGAATTTACAAGTTTGACAACCCCGGAGTGGTGGGTACACCACCAGGAAATAAACCAGAATTTGGTGGTGTTTGGTCTCCAGTGACACCTCTATTTAGTACGGGACGTTCGGGTATAGGCGTTCACTACGATCCCTCTGCTTTGGCTCAAAATGCTAACACTGGTACTGCTGGTTGTTTTGCAACACCAACTGTTAAAGAACGGGACATTATGACAAACTTTATTCGCACTCACAAACCAACTCATTTGATTGTGTACGAAGGTTAG